The Methanococcoides methylutens MM1 genome has a window encoding:
- the pylB gene encoding methylornithine synthase PylB, translated as MFENMDNKDLDSYADQIIAGSQLSDDDIRSLLETESPEIIDKLHYVARRIRDHFFGNKVFMYSFVYFSTYCKNKCAFCYYRNSNDIERYRLSNEDIRQICKVIKTEDVHMVDLTMGEDPYFHDKPERLAEVVKIVKEEVGKPIMVSPGVVDENTLKMLKDNGANFLALYQETYDMELYKQLRVDQSFEGRINSRNHAKQMGYSVEDGMLTEVEPDMESTIISLRGLATSNPDMVRVMTFLPQQGTPLEGKEIRDCASELKIISILRLLYPEKLIPASLDLEGIDGMVHRLNAGANVVTSIISSNSSLEGVVNYDREHAERDRDVKSVVARLKTMGMEPAEQSEFEKLLGR; from the coding sequence TTGTTTGAGAACATGGATAATAAGGACCTGGATAGCTATGCAGACCAGATCATAGCCGGGTCACAGTTGTCCGATGATGATATCAGGAGTCTTCTTGAAACAGAAAGTCCTGAAATAATTGACAAACTGCATTATGTGGCACGCCGTATAAGGGACCATTTCTTCGGAAACAAGGTGTTCATGTACAGCTTTGTGTACTTCTCCACATACTGCAAGAACAAATGCGCATTCTGTTACTACAGAAACTCCAATGACATTGAAAGATACCGCCTCAGCAATGAGGACATCAGGCAGATCTGCAAGGTCATAAAGACCGAAGATGTTCACATGGTGGACCTTACGATGGGTGAGGACCCATACTTCCACGACAAGCCGGAGAGACTTGCTGAGGTTGTGAAGATCGTAAAAGAAGAGGTAGGAAAGCCGATCATGGTATCCCCCGGAGTTGTCGATGAAAATACTCTTAAAATGCTAAAGGACAACGGAGCCAACTTCCTCGCCCTTTACCAGGAAACCTATGACATGGAACTCTACAAGCAGTTGAGAGTCGACCAGTCATTTGAAGGCAGGATCAATTCAAGGAACCATGCCAAACAAATGGGGTACTCTGTCGAGGACGGTATGCTCACAGAAGTGGAACCTGATATGGAATCCACCATTATATCACTGAGAGGACTGGCAACCTCTAATCCGGACATGGTGCGCGTGATGACATTCCTGCCACAGCAGGGAACACCACTGGAAGGAAAGGAAATAAGAGATTGTGCCTCTGAACTGAAGATCATCTCAATACTTCGTCTTCTATATCCAGAGAAGCTTATTCCGGCATCACTTGACCTTGAAGGGATCGATGGGATGGTACACAGGCTTAACGCCGGAGCAAACGTCGTCACATCGATCATTTCTTCCAATTCATCCCTTGAGGGTGTTGTCAACTATGACAGGGAACATGCCGAAAGGGACAGGGATGTAAAAAGTGTCGTCGCCAGACTGAAAACAATGGGCATGGAGCCCGCAGAAC
- the pylS gene encoding pyrrolysine--tRNA(Pyl) ligase codes for MEKQLLDVLVGLNGVWLSRSGLLHGIKDFEVTRNHLHIETECGARFTVRNSRSSRSARSLRNNKYRKPCKRCRPSDEQINRFVKKTFKEKGQAVSVFSSKKPAPRKPKQAVVKSVSVSTPTPQPASEAKPATTEPKVEKDKKPEVKYSPSQIERLKTLMAPEDRIPVQGDLPEFKDLEKELLERRRKDLRKMYEEDREDRLGKLERTITEFFVERGFLEIKSPIMIPFEYVERMGIDKDDENYKLFRVGENMCLRPMLAPGLYNYLRKLDKVLPDPIRIFEIGPCYRKESDGSSHLQEFTMLNFCQMGSNCTREELEGIIRELLEYLGIEFQIEADECMVYGDTIDVMHGDLELSSAVVGPIPLDREWGVNKPWIGAGFGLERLLKVKHDYSNIRRASRSELYYNGIITNL; via the coding sequence ATGGAAAAGCAATTACTGGATGTTCTGGTCGGACTCAACGGAGTCTGGCTGTCGCGAAGCGGATTACTTCATGGGATCAAAGACTTTGAGGTCACAAGGAATCACCTTCATATTGAGACCGAGTGTGGGGCCCGGTTCACAGTAAGGAATTCCAGATCAAGCCGTTCTGCAAGATCACTCAGGAACAATAAGTACCGTAAGCCTTGCAAACGCTGTCGTCCAAGTGACGAGCAGATCAATCGTTTTGTTAAGAAGACCTTCAAGGAGAAAGGACAAGCTGTTAGTGTATTCTCCTCAAAGAAGCCTGCTCCCAGGAAGCCAAAACAAGCTGTTGTTAAATCCGTTTCAGTGTCTACACCAACTCCACAGCCCGCAAGTGAGGCAAAGCCTGCCACCACCGAGCCAAAAGTTGAAAAGGACAAAAAACCGGAAGTGAAGTATTCACCTTCCCAGATCGAGAGGCTTAAGACATTGATGGCGCCTGAGGACAGGATACCTGTGCAGGGAGATTTGCCGGAATTCAAGGACCTTGAGAAAGAACTGCTCGAAAGGCGGCGCAAAGACCTCAGGAAGATGTATGAAGAGGACAGGGAAGACCGCCTTGGCAAACTTGAAAGGACAATCACCGAGTTCTTTGTTGAAAGAGGATTCCTTGAGATAAAATCCCCGATAATGATACCATTCGAATATGTCGAAAGAATGGGTATCGACAAGGATGACGAAAACTACAAGTTATTCCGTGTGGGAGAAAACATGTGCCTGAGGCCGATGCTGGCACCTGGACTGTACAACTACCTGCGCAAGCTGGACAAAGTGCTCCCCGACCCCATAAGGATATTCGAGATCGGACCATGTTACCGCAAAGAGTCCGACGGAAGCAGCCACCTTCAAGAGTTCACGATGCTGAACTTCTGCCAGATGGGATCCAACTGCACAAGGGAAGAGCTTGAAGGTATCATACGTGAGTTACTTGAGTACCTTGGCATAGAATTCCAGATCGAAGCGGATGAATGCATGGTCTACGGAGACACAATCGATGTAATGCATGGTGACCTGGAGCTTTCCTCAGCAGTCGTCGGACCTATCCCCCTTGACAGGGAATGGGGAGTCAACAAACCATGGATAGGTGCAGGTTTCGGACTGGAAAGACTTCTCAAGGTAAAGCACGACTATTCCAACATACGCCGTGCAAGCAGGTCCGAACTGTACTACAACGGAATCATTACCAACCTGTGA
- the cobD gene encoding threonine-phosphate decarboxylase CobD — MNLEDEGNLPLKKHIIGLVPASHGGLVRKASQEYGIEESDIIDMSASLNPYGSPFDHPEYGLDLSSLFEASKPGMYHYPDNRYLLYKEAAAKFLGDGVSAENIIPGNGSCETIRLVAECILSKGDTVGIPQPTFDEYEQQCRIMGANIRYFEHEGLMEISDEALQDIKILFVCNPNNPTGKLLPRDDVLALADRCEANGTLLFVDEAFMELADDPSQSVADVAAANDHVFVLRSLTKNFAIPGIRLGFGVASERMAASLNTARLSWNLGSTPDVVGTALLDMEGGCYSKYLEESRRSIEKERNFLVKRLSDIYGFKPLPSAVNYVLVDISQLLMDSVELTERLASHGILVRDCSSFYLLGNDYVRIAVRNRDETDRLIYAIGTVLSESGKEYGEEKLKHTIECAASGEPASRNTCEYYPCHFNGQDCTFCFCPFYPCEDLRTGGKWIDSTTGSKVWSCEDCTVIHKKDVVQDVLKILMRDSEADDNLKVAWEKVILSNI, encoded by the coding sequence ATGAATCTGGAAGATGAAGGTAATTTACCTCTCAAAAAACATATCATAGGTCTTGTGCCCGCATCGCATGGCGGTCTTGTACGCAAGGCATCACAGGAATACGGGATAGAAGAGTCCGATATCATAGACATGAGCGCAAGCCTGAATCCTTATGGCAGCCCGTTCGATCATCCTGAATATGGTCTTGACCTTTCTTCTTTATTTGAGGCTTCAAAGCCTGGAATGTATCACTATCCTGACAATCGCTACTTACTGTATAAGGAGGCTGCAGCAAAATTCCTAGGTGATGGGGTAAGTGCAGAGAACATCATTCCGGGCAATGGTTCATGCGAGACCATTAGACTTGTTGCAGAATGTATCCTGAGTAAAGGCGACACTGTGGGAATTCCACAGCCCACTTTTGATGAGTATGAGCAGCAGTGCAGGATCATGGGTGCAAACATCCGTTACTTCGAACATGAGGGTCTGATGGAGATCTCTGATGAGGCATTGCAGGACATAAAGATCCTATTTGTCTGTAATCCTAACAACCCTACGGGTAAACTTCTACCTCGGGATGATGTACTTGCTCTTGCGGATCGTTGTGAGGCAAATGGTACTCTCCTGTTTGTGGATGAGGCATTCATGGAGCTTGCAGATGACCCTTCTCAGAGCGTGGCCGATGTAGCAGCAGCCAATGATCACGTTTTTGTACTTCGTTCACTAACCAAGAATTTCGCCATCCCTGGCATACGCCTGGGATTTGGTGTGGCATCTGAAAGAATGGCAGCTTCATTGAACACTGCAAGATTGTCCTGGAACCTTGGTTCGACCCCTGATGTTGTGGGGACGGCCCTCCTGGATATGGAAGGCGGTTGTTACAGCAAATATCTTGAAGAATCCCGTAGATCCATCGAAAAAGAAAGGAATTTCCTTGTGAAACGCCTGTCGGATATCTATGGCTTCAAACCTCTTCCAAGTGCCGTTAATTATGTCCTTGTTGATATCAGTCAACTTCTGATGGATTCTGTGGAGCTTACAGAAAGGCTTGCATCCCATGGTATCCTCGTGAGGGATTGCAGTTCTTTTTACTTACTTGGCAATGATTACGTCCGGATTGCAGTTCGCAACCGGGATGAGACCGATCGTTTGATCTATGCTATCGGCACTGTTCTGTCAGAGTCCGGAAAGGAATATGGTGAAGAAAAATTGAAGCATACTATTGAGTGTGCGGCATCCGGGGAGCCGGCATCCCGGAACACATGTGAATACTATCCCTGCCACTTCAATGGGCAGGACTGTACTTTTTGTTTCTGTCCATTCTATCCCTGTGAGGATCTCCGAACAGGGGGCAAGTGGATAGACAGTACCACCGGAAGCAAGGTATGGAGCTGTGAAGACTGCACTGTGATACACAAGAAAGATGTGGTGCAGGATGTCCTGAAGATCCTGATGCGTGACAGTGAAGCTGATGACAACCTGAAGGTTGCCTGGGAAAAAGTAATTCTTTCCAATATTTGA
- a CDS encoding NTP transferase domain-containing protein, which translates to MDAIVMAGGLTQRLGMEEKACVMLMDSPLINYLLDSLLGAMHIDRVFVQVSSYSPDTEDCIKRDYRNRVSVLRTSGDNYVGDMVAAVRDSGSSGPVMVLMPDLPLVTSEHIDMMAKAYEGCGFPAMSVYVPIGLYRKLGLRPGTVFNKKGLMIVPVGINILDSLKIDEEQDNYDHVVEIPEVAINVDSVESLRKCQDMLLK; encoded by the coding sequence ATGGATGCTATTGTAATGGCTGGTGGCCTGACCCAGAGGTTGGGCATGGAAGAAAAAGCATGTGTTATGCTCATGGATAGCCCACTTATCAATTATCTCCTGGATTCTCTTCTTGGAGCAATGCATATCGACCGTGTGTTCGTGCAGGTGTCATCTTATTCTCCGGACACGGAAGACTGCATAAAGAGGGACTATCGTAACAGGGTATCTGTTCTCAGGACATCCGGAGACAATTATGTGGGTGATATGGTTGCAGCTGTCAGGGATTCCGGTAGTTCCGGTCCTGTAATGGTGCTGATGCCTGATCTTCCACTGGTGACATCTGAGCATATAGACATGATGGCTAAGGCTTATGAGGGATGTGGCTTCCCGGCTATGTCAGTATATGTGCCTATTGGACTGTATCGCAAGCTCGGCCTGAGGCCGGGGACCGTGTTTAACAAAAAAGGTTTGATGATCGTTCCTGTGGGTATCAATATCCTTGATTCACTGAAAATTGATGAAGAACAGGATAATTATGATCATGTTGTTGAGATCCCTGAGGTAGCTATTAATGTCGATTCTGTGGAAAGTCTTCGTAAATGTCAGGATATGTTATTAAAATGA
- the cobD gene encoding threonine-phosphate decarboxylase CobD, protein MSHKKQIPLKDHIAELACPAHGGLIREMAGRYGIPESEMLDLSASLNPLGSPFEHPSGGLDLDAIMEKAAKRFGQYPDNRYLEYRSAAVNFLGNGLSVDNIVPGNGSCEIIRLVAEAVLDEGDVVLIPHPTFAEYEQQCKVAGADVRYIRQEEVMDLSDDVLESAKILFVCNPNNPSGKLRSREDLLKLAARCASKNTILFLDEAFIELADDPSQSIAEVVEGNDYLFILRSLTKDFAIPGIRLGFGVASKRMAEALNTARLSWNLGSIPEEIGIAVMNMEGGCNSPYLVQSREAIKKDREYLIERISSGIRKFVPIDSEINYILVDISNSAFDSTELMQRLASHGVLIRDCSSFPFMGKDFIRIAVRPKEETDRLSRAIGKVVVEKARETARLDLIAMLESGDVKPQGPNTDCSYYPCHHFPGQDCTFCFCPFYKCEDERTGGKWVDRSSGGKVWSCEDCVIVHQKDVVEKILNELSGEGSMEEKLKKAWTKVVEPLL, encoded by the coding sequence GTGTCGCACAAAAAACAAATACCTCTCAAAGATCATATTGCAGAACTTGCCTGCCCGGCTCACGGGGGCCTGATTCGTGAGATGGCCGGCCGGTATGGTATCCCTGAATCGGAAATGCTGGACCTGAGCGCCAGCCTCAATCCCCTGGGCAGCCCGTTCGAACATCCTTCCGGAGGCCTTGACCTTGATGCTATTATGGAAAAGGCGGCGAAGAGATTTGGCCAGTATCCGGACAACAGGTATCTGGAATACCGTTCTGCAGCTGTGAATTTCCTTGGAAATGGACTTTCTGTTGATAATATCGTTCCTGGCAATGGCTCCTGCGAGATCATAAGACTCGTGGCAGAGGCTGTACTGGATGAGGGGGACGTCGTGCTAATTCCACACCCCACATTTGCTGAATATGAACAACAGTGTAAGGTTGCCGGGGCGGATGTACGCTACATCAGGCAGGAGGAGGTCATGGACCTTTCAGACGATGTACTTGAAAGTGCAAAGATCCTCTTTGTCTGTAATCCGAACAATCCTTCAGGTAAACTGCGTTCCAGGGAGGACCTCCTGAAACTCGCGGCGAGGTGTGCATCGAAAAATACAATTCTTTTCCTCGATGAAGCTTTCATTGAACTTGCTGACGATCCTTCTCAGAGCATTGCTGAAGTTGTGGAGGGCAATGATTATCTTTTCATACTACGCTCACTGACCAAGGACTTTGCAATTCCTGGTATCCGACTTGGTTTTGGTGTGGCTTCAAAGAGAATGGCAGAAGCGCTCAATACTGCAAGGCTTTCCTGGAACCTCGGATCTATTCCTGAGGAGATAGGGATTGCGGTAATGAACATGGAGGGCGGATGTAATAGTCCTTATCTTGTTCAGTCCCGTGAAGCCATTAAGAAGGACCGGGAATACCTCATTGAGCGTATCTCTTCAGGAATACGCAAGTTCGTGCCAATTGATTCTGAAATTAACTATATCTTAGTGGACATCAGCAACTCTGCATTTGATTCCACCGAACTGATGCAACGCCTTGCTTCCCATGGTGTGCTTATCCGGGATTGTAGTTCATTCCCGTTCATGGGCAAGGATTTCATAAGGATAGCTGTAAGGCCTAAGGAGGAAACCGACAGGCTATCACGTGCAATAGGGAAGGTCGTTGTGGAAAAAGCAAGGGAGACTGCCAGGCTGGATCTGATCGCAATGCTTGAAAGCGGTGATGTAAAGCCACAGGGTCCGAATACTGATTGTTCCTACTATCCATGTCATCATTTCCCCGGCCAGGACTGTACCTTTTGTTTCTGCCCGTTCTACAAGTGCGAAGATGAACGTACCGGCGGCAAATGGGTGGACCGCTCAAGTGGAGGAAAGGTCTGGAGCTGCGAGGACTGTGTAATAGTTCATCAGAAGGATGTAGTGGAAAAGATCCTTAATGAGCTCTCAGGCGAAGGCTCCATGGAAGAAAAACTGAAAAAAGCATGGACTAAGGTTGTGGAGCCTCTTCTATGA
- a CDS encoding cobalamin biosynthesis protein, which translates to MIELFLADTDHLISVLLLATAFDLLIGEPPTALHPVVWIGNLIAFFKRSAPATHRKLYGVLFALVVILFAASIAVAVLFIANLPFLPGFVVLLIEAYFLKSTFAIRRLIEAGMEVNAELVKGDLPSARQKLSMYVSRDTSQLSEGQVSSSVIETCSENFVDGILSPLFYYAILGPYGLIGAYIFKAVSTLDSMVGYMDEKHRDLGYFSAKTDDVLNWVPARICVVYITIGSVLAGMISKGKKLDHGGAIKCATSDCRSCSSPNSGYPMASVAGVLGVRLEKPNTYVIGKDFSMPVADDIKQASVVIAAASMLAVFSFAVLIYIISAIINYI; encoded by the coding sequence ATGATCGAACTGTTCCTGGCAGACACCGATCACCTGATCTCTGTGCTTCTGCTTGCAACTGCATTTGACCTGTTAATAGGGGAACCGCCAACAGCCCTGCATCCGGTAGTGTGGATAGGCAATCTAATAGCTTTCTTCAAAAGATCAGCTCCTGCTACTCACAGGAAGCTCTACGGTGTGCTGTTCGCCCTTGTTGTAATACTGTTCGCAGCATCCATTGCCGTTGCTGTACTTTTCATAGCGAACCTGCCGTTCCTGCCGGGCTTTGTAGTACTTCTCATTGAAGCATATTTCCTCAAGTCCACATTTGCCATACGCCGCCTTATTGAGGCCGGTATGGAGGTCAATGCCGAGCTTGTAAAGGGCGACCTGCCTTCTGCACGTCAGAAGCTGTCCATGTACGTCAGCAGGGACACTTCACAGTTAAGCGAAGGCCAGGTGTCTTCATCCGTGATAGAGACCTGCTCGGAGAACTTTGTGGACGGCATATTGAGCCCGCTATTCTATTATGCGATCCTTGGACCATACGGTCTCATAGGTGCATACATCTTCAAGGCAGTAAGTACCCTTGATTCAATGGTTGGATACATGGATGAGAAACACAGGGACCTCGGTTACTTCTCAGCAAAGACCGATGATGTGCTCAACTGGGTTCCTGCACGTATCTGTGTTGTTTACATTACCATTGGATCCGTGCTTGCGGGAATGATCTCAAAAGGAAAGAAGCTCGACCACGGTGGTGCTATCAAATGTGCTACCAGTGATTGTCGTTCCTGTTCATCCCCGAATTCCGGTTACCCAATGGCTTCTGTGGCCGGTGTGCTTGGGGTACGTCTGGAAAAACCGAACACCTATGTTATCGGCAAGGATTTTTCCATGCCTGTGGCAGATGACATAAAACAGGCATCTGTGGTAATTGCTGCAGCCTCTATGCTTGCGGTATTTTCGTTTGCAGTGTTAATCTATATAATATCAGCTATAATCAACTACATCTAA
- the cobZ gene encoding alpha-ribazole phosphatase CobZ, with protein MKLSDIDSQDLKKDQPKELEGEITSDIIDILEEEGITVDMLVDTALELYAPHPGLETREIAEGRFRRELEIAVSDANLCLLIYSGILLEREGEKGKLPNISRSSYEKDLTFIIADEVIGMSIAKYISGDKGMFEFVRFDKQKPGILSKLGPFMDDIIGGLIGGVSANMYTRGMADAAEAEKKRKAKDVSDVIAA; from the coding sequence ATGAAACTTTCAGATATAGACTCTCAGGACCTGAAGAAGGACCAGCCAAAAGAGCTGGAAGGTGAGATCACCTCCGATATCATCGATATACTGGAGGAGGAAGGTATAACCGTGGATATGCTTGTGGATACTGCTCTTGAGCTCTATGCTCCGCATCCCGGTCTGGAGACCAGGGAAATCGCAGAAGGGCGTTTCAGGAGAGAACTGGAAATAGCTGTATCTGATGCGAACCTGTGCCTTCTGATTTATTCCGGTATACTTCTGGAAAGGGAGGGTGAGAAAGGTAAGCTTCCAAATATCAGCAGGAGCTCATACGAGAAAGACCTGACATTTATCATTGCAGATGAGGTAATCGGAATGAGCATTGCCAAGTATATCAGTGGTGACAAGGGCATGTTCGAGTTTGTTCGTTTTGACAAACAGAAACCTGGAATTCTCTCAAAGCTAGGTCCGTTCATGGATGACATAATAGGTGGTCTTATCGGCGGAGTTTCAGCTAACATGTACACCAGGGGTATGGCAGATGCAGCGGAAGCTGAGAAAAAACGTAAAGCTAAAGACGTAAGTGATGTGATCGCAGCATGA
- the cobS gene encoding adenosylcobinamide-GDP ribazoletransferase — translation MNNFFLALKTSFGFLSTIPVGITMEGLDELVKRSYLQTFAGVVLGIMIGVFAYITETVLPDQISAVLIMAFIYYLTGLNHLDGLADFGDGATAHGSLEKKIKALKDVALGIGGVGYAVLTLLALYASISALQAEAIFFSDNAAFILAVSLLVAEIGAKQAMLTIAAFGKPIHEGLGSMVINSTTFPRYVVSFIVGAVASVLAFGSIGVIGYISSIVTAFVILNVSNRHFKGVNGDCVGTSNEIARVIVLIVITLVIIASNNGYGGLVWTLL, via the coding sequence ATGAACAACTTTTTCCTTGCTCTTAAGACAAGTTTCGGCTTTCTTTCCACAATTCCTGTTGGAATCACCATGGAAGGTCTGGATGAGCTTGTAAAGCGCAGTTATCTACAGACATTCGCAGGTGTGGTCCTCGGTATTATGATCGGGGTCTTTGCATATATCACTGAAACCGTGTTGCCGGACCAGATCAGTGCGGTCCTTATCATGGCCTTCATTTACTACCTGACCGGTCTGAACCATCTTGACGGCCTGGCCGATTTCGGCGATGGTGCCACAGCACACGGCTCTCTGGAAAAGAAGATCAAAGCGCTCAAGGATGTGGCCCTTGGTATCGGGGGTGTGGGTTATGCAGTTCTTACACTGCTTGCACTCTATGCATCTATTTCTGCACTTCAGGCTGAAGCTATTTTCTTCTCCGACAATGCTGCTTTCATACTTGCAGTTTCACTGCTTGTGGCAGAGATCGGTGCCAAACAGGCAATGCTTACAATTGCTGCATTCGGCAAACCTATTCATGAGGGACTTGGTTCCATGGTTATTAACAGCACTACCTTCCCTAGGTATGTGGTATCTTTCATAGTTGGTGCTGTAGCAAGTGTGCTGGCTTTCGGTTCTATCGGTGTTATCGGATACATATCTTCTATTGTTACTGCATTTGTTATATTGAATGTTTCAAACCGCCATTTCAAAGGTGTGAATGGGGATTGTGTTGGAACTTCCAATGAAATAGCACGTGTGATCGTGCTGATAGTAATTACTCTTGTGATAATCGCTTCCAATAACGGCTATGGAGGACTGGTTTGGACGCTGTTATAA
- a CDS encoding NTP transferase domain-containing protein, whose amino-acid sequence MDAVIMAGGQGLRLGMGEKPCVELLGKPLISYVIDSLEKASHIDRILVAVSPSTPDTEDFVNEGYGEHVQVVNTAGDNYVGDMVYAVESSGIDEPVMIIMSDLPLVTPELLDSIIDAYEVCDKSSMSVFIPLSLCSEVGIRPDTVFNWSGQLIVPAGINILDGKYINEEQEYHNYLLEDPEIALNINTAEDLKRCENILKKR is encoded by the coding sequence TTGGACGCTGTTATAATGGCAGGTGGGCAGGGGCTTCGACTTGGCATGGGTGAGAAACCATGCGTCGAACTTCTTGGAAAGCCTCTCATAAGTTATGTGATCGATTCGCTGGAAAAAGCATCTCATATTGATCGAATACTTGTAGCTGTATCCCCTTCAACACCCGATACTGAAGATTTTGTAAATGAAGGGTATGGTGAACATGTACAGGTTGTCAATACTGCAGGTGACAACTATGTGGGAGATATGGTCTATGCGGTGGAGAGCTCCGGCATAGATGAGCCTGTGATGATAATAATGTCCGACCTTCCTCTTGTGACGCCGGAACTTCTTGATTCTATCATAGATGCATACGAGGTCTGTGATAAGTCTTCAATGTCAGTGTTCATCCCTCTCTCTCTTTGCAGTGAGGTTGGTATCAGGCCGGATACGGTCTTCAACTGGAGTGGGCAGCTGATCGTTCCTGCGGGGATCAATATCCTTGATGGAAAATATATCAATGAAGAGCAGGAATATCATAATTATCTGCTGGAAGATCCTGAGATCGCTCTGAACATAAATACTGCAGAGGATCTGAAGCGGTGCGAAAATATTCTTAAAAAAAGATGA
- a CDS encoding ATPase domain-containing protein gives MADEVAQERVSTGIRGLDEMLHGGFFKGTANVVSGKSGTGKTIFGTQFLLEGINKGETVMCIITSEESKSIVREMQSSFGWDLDGMVAEGKLVFVDITDPSLRLQKSVEIAPTELIKSFKKLVESKIEEVKPDRVFIDSIEAMFLAIESNYKLRTLIDDIFGIFRRRNVTALVTVGVMFDLDEMVEYGADSVVKLGREIIGSNLQRTIYVMKLRGSSTINEVRVLNISDAGMAVLAQSPYLEK, from the coding sequence ATGGCTGACGAAGTAGCTCAAGAAAGGGTTAGCACGGGAATTCGTGGATTGGATGAAATGTTACATGGCGGATTTTTCAAAGGGACTGCCAATGTGGTCTCTGGTAAATCCGGTACCGGTAAGACTATCTTCGGAACCCAGTTCCTGCTGGAAGGTATCAACAAAGGCGAGACAGTGATGTGTATCATCACATCCGAGGAATCCAAGTCAATTGTGCGTGAAATGCAATCCTCTTTCGGATGGGATCTCGATGGAATGGTCGCAGAAGGCAAGCTTGTATTTGTAGACATCACAGACCCAAGCCTTCGTCTCCAGAAGAGTGTGGAGATAGCTCCTACAGAGCTTATCAAGAGCTTCAAGAAACTTGTGGAGAGCAAGATCGAGGAAGTCAAACCAGATCGTGTCTTCATTGATTCCATTGAAGCAATGTTCCTTGCAATTGAGTCCAACTACAAGCTGCGTACCTTGATCGACGATATCTTCGGCATCTTCAGGAGGCGCAATGTCACAGCTCTTGTGACAGTGGGTGTTATGTTCGATCTGGATGAGATGGTCGAATATGGTGCAGATTCTGTGGTCAAACTGGGCCGTGAGATCATTGGAAGCAACCTGCAGCGTACTATCTATGTGATGAAGCTCAGGGGATCCAGCACCATCAACGAGGTAAGGGTGCTCAACATCTCTGACGCTGGTATGGCTGTACTTGCACAGTCCCCATACCTTGAGAAATAA
- a CDS encoding DUF5591 domain-containing protein, translating into MTTIIPENERSNEPLDTERLIYHPDMIRANEWVLTEYQPPVNDFCIFVPCAMRKPYHTSPSHKMYDRIIFGILEPEDVHVVVFGTCGITPREIDTEYPFTDYKFMMGKCNVAKIKRDFIKMESERLAKYLERTRDNYKHRIAYCIGDFRTAMEKAVEISGIDVTIVPDRKTMEEIANPNKRFKYGSLSQRQYLQDFSDAITNILNVSQRTVGVHEDHSTNDMDWYLL; encoded by the coding sequence TTGACAACAATAATTCCTGAAAATGAACGTTCAAATGAGCCACTGGACACAGAACGACTGATATACCACCCAGACATGATACGTGCCAATGAGTGGGTGCTAACCGAGTATCAACCACCTGTAAATGACTTTTGCATTTTTGTACCCTGTGCCATGAGGAAACCATACCATACCAGCCCCTCACATAAGATGTATGACCGCATTATCTTCGGCATACTTGAACCTGAGGACGTTCACGTAGTGGTATTTGGAACCTGCGGGATCACGCCGCGTGAAATAGATACAGAGTATCCGTTCACGGACTACAAGTTCATGATGGGAAAATGCAATGTAGCTAAGATAAAACGCGATTTTATCAAGATGGAAAGCGAAAGGCTTGCAAAATACCTTGAGAGAACACGCGACAATTACAAACATCGCATCGCATATTGCATTGGTGATTTCAGGACAGCCATGGAAAAGGCAGTTGAGATATCAGGCATCGATGTTACCATCGTCCCCGACAGGAAGACAATGGAAGAGATAGCAAACCCGAACAAGCGCTTTAAATATGGAAGCCTAAGCCAGCGACAGTACCTTCAGGACTTCTCAGATGCCATAACCAATATTCTTAACGTCTCGCAGCGTACCGTGGGAGTTCATGAAGACCACTCCACCAATGACATGGACTGGTACCTTTTGTGA